The proteins below come from a single Bacteroidota bacterium genomic window:
- the purE gene encoding 5-(carboxyamino)imidazole ribonucleotide mutase gives MKPLVSIIMGSTSDLPVMEEAAKLLNDFKIPFEVNALSAHRTPRQTMEFAQNAHKRGIKVIIAGAGGAAHLPGVIAALTPLPVIGVPIKASISLDGWDSILSMLQMPPGIPVATVALNSARNAGILAAQILGTGDEKIFATILDFKASLEKKIVDANKQLNNIKYDFKV, from the coding sequence ATGAAACCACTAGTAAGTATTATTATGGGCAGTACTTCCGATTTACCTGTTATGGAAGAAGCCGCAAAATTGTTGAATGATTTTAAAATTCCTTTCGAAGTAAATGCCTTATCGGCCCACCGTACACCGCGCCAGACAATGGAATTTGCACAAAATGCGCACAAAAGGGGAATCAAGGTAATTATTGCAGGGGCAGGCGGGGCAGCCCATTTACCGGGAGTAATCGCAGCCCTTACCCCATTGCCTGTTATCGGTGTTCCAATTAAAGCTTCGATTTCATTGGATGGTTGGGATTCAATCCTGTCTATGCTTCAAATGCCCCCGGGAATACCCGTTGCAACAGTAGCCCTCAACAGTGCCAGAAATGCAGGTATCCTTGCAGCCCAAATTCTGGGAACAGGAGATGAGAAAATTTTTGCCACTATTCTTGACTTTAAGGCAAGCCTCGAAAAGAAAATTGTTGATGCCAACAAGCAGTTAAACAATATAAAAT
- a CDS encoding phosphoribosyltransferase family protein, translated as MNTLCLHDKKFEICIPSPDVQKAVDAIALRMNQELCDKNPLFISILNGSFMFTSDLMKRLNFNCELSFIKLSSYKGLNSSGEIKELVGLNENLANRMVVILEDIIDTGTTIAKTVEKLRSFHPSEIRIATLFLKPEIFKGNITLDYVGIEVPNKFIVGCGLDYNGLGRNYPDLYALVP; from the coding sequence ATGAATACTCTTTGTTTGCATGATAAGAAATTTGAAATTTGTATTCCTTCCCCGGATGTTCAGAAAGCTGTGGATGCAATAGCTCTGAGAATGAATCAGGAGCTTTGTGATAAAAACCCGCTGTTTATCAGTATTTTAAATGGGTCGTTTATGTTTACCTCCGATTTAATGAAGAGACTGAATTTTAATTGCGAACTTTCCTTCATTAAGCTTTCTTCTTACAAAGGATTGAATTCTTCGGGCGAAATTAAAGAATTGGTGGGGTTAAATGAGAACCTGGCAAATCGCATGGTGGTTATTTTAGAAGACATTATTGACACAGGTACAACTATTGCAAAAACTGTAGAAAAACTCAGGTCATTTCACCCCTCAGAAATCAGAATTGCAACCCTCTTTTTGAAGCCGGAAATTTTCAAAGGGAACATTACCCTTGATTACGTAGGCATAGAAGTGCCCAATAAATTTATTGTAGGCTGTGGCCTCGATTATAACGGCCTTGGAAGAAATTACCCGGATTTATATGCCTTGGTCCCTTGA